From a single Stackebrandtia endophytica genomic region:
- the secF gene encoding protein translocase subunit SecF, which translates to MKRLLDGWRTLYHGDNNYKMMDYRPRWYIFSASLAIISICGIAIVGFNLGIEFSGGSQFDAPVHSSVSVAEVRSAVEDAGVEVASAQEFADGARYLIRTEIVDDAKSAEIRELLATELNTTIDEVGVSEVSSSWGTSVSRQAVIALIVFLVAVSVYLWWRYEPKMAFTSIAGLLHNLVFTAGIYAIVGFEVTPGTVIGMLTILGYSLYDTVVVFDKVDENTKNLLSQSRYSFKDGANLAVNQTLMRSVNTSIIGLLPVAGLLFVGAGMMGVGTLKDLALVLFVGMLTGGFSSLFLSTPLLIDMRNREPAIRAHTRKVEAKQAANPSDEPIVIASDDDEDEDDEFEVTAEAEDDKVLSGTSSSPRSGARPAARKQQQRPGKKRKRR; encoded by the coding sequence ATGAAGAGACTGCTGGACGGTTGGCGCACGCTTTACCACGGCGACAACAATTACAAGATGATGGACTACCGGCCACGGTGGTACATCTTCTCGGCGAGCCTGGCGATCATCTCGATCTGCGGGATCGCGATCGTCGGCTTCAACCTGGGCATCGAGTTCTCCGGAGGCAGCCAGTTCGACGCCCCGGTGCACAGCTCGGTGTCGGTGGCCGAAGTGCGTTCCGCCGTCGAGGACGCCGGTGTGGAGGTCGCTTCGGCCCAGGAGTTCGCCGACGGTGCCAGGTACCTCATCCGCACCGAGATCGTCGACGACGCGAAGTCCGCTGAGATCCGTGAGCTGCTGGCGACCGAGTTGAACACCACGATCGACGAGGTCGGGGTATCGGAGGTCAGTTCGTCCTGGGGAACCAGCGTCAGTCGCCAAGCCGTCATCGCGTTGATCGTGTTCCTGGTCGCGGTGTCGGTGTACCTGTGGTGGCGTTACGAACCCAAGATGGCGTTCACCTCGATCGCCGGTCTGCTGCACAACCTGGTGTTCACCGCCGGTATTTACGCCATCGTCGGTTTCGAGGTCACCCCCGGAACCGTCATCGGCATGTTGACCATCCTCGGTTACTCGCTGTACGACACCGTGGTGGTCTTCGACAAGGTCGACGAGAACACCAAGAACCTGTTGTCGCAGAGCAGGTACAGCTTCAAAGACGGTGCCAACCTGGCCGTCAACCAGACGCTGATGCGGTCGGTGAACACCTCGATCATCGGTCTGTTGCCGGTCGCCGGCCTCCTGTTCGTCGGTGCCGGAATGATGGGCGTCGGAACCCTGAAGGACCTGGCGTTGGTGTTGTTCGTCGGTATGTTGACCGGCGGATTCTCGTCGCTGTTCCTGTCGACTCCGTTGCTGATCGACATGCGCAACCGCGAACCCGCGATCCGCGCGCACACCCGCAAGGTGGAGGCCAAGCAGGCCGCCAACCCGTCCGATGAGCCGATCGTCATCGCCTCCGATGACGACGAGGACGAGGACGACGAGTTCGAGGTGACCGCCGAAGCCGAGGACGACAAGGTGCTTTCGGGTACCTCGTCGAGTCCACGGTCCGGTGCACGCCCCGCAGCCCGTAAGCAACAACAACGGCCGGGAAAGAAGCGCAAGCGCCGTTAG
- a CDS encoding Rv0909 family putative TA system antitoxin, with product MAVLSHSDYDGGITAMGITDKLDDFKDKARGKAEELKGEIKGKSAEVQGRAKGKKSEAKGKASKAKNQAKRSSSGSPVDKAAGFVNDKTNNKYRDQVNRAADKVKDATGQGR from the coding sequence ATGGCGGTACTCAGCCATTCCGACTACGACGGGGGCATCACCGCAATGGGCATCACCGACAAGCTCGATGACTTCAAGGACAAGGCTCGGGGCAAGGCCGAAGAACTCAAGGGCGAGATCAAGGGCAAGTCCGCCGAGGTCCAGGGCCGCGCCAAGGGCAAGAAGTCCGAGGCCAAGGGCAAGGCGTCGAAGGCCAAGAACCAGGCCAAACGTTCCTCCTCCGGTTCCCCGGTGGACAAGGCCGCGGGTTTCGTCAACGACAAGACGAACAACAAATACCGCGACCAGGTCAATCGGGCCGCCGACAAGGTGAAGGATGCCACCGGCCAAGGCCGGTAG
- a CDS encoding RelA/SpoT family protein, with protein sequence MAGETVVSSGDNDSKATSAAQGPKNDTPGSAQTQGGESDAGRSGLSSAPTGRRVRARLARFNTPWQTPQLPEVLEPLVATHRASHPRTDVRLLQRAYDTAERLHQGQFRKSGDPYITHPLAVASILAELGMDTTTLVAALLHDTVEDTECTIEDIQRDFGGEVALLVDGVTKLDKVKLGDAAKAETIRKMVVAMAKDPRVLVIKLADRLHNMRTLTFLPPAKQEQKARETLEILSPLAHRLGMNTIKWELEDLSFATLYRKRYAEIGRLVAEHTPQREMLLAQVTDRVNADLREARIKATVSGRPKHLYSIYQKMIVRGRDFSDIYDLVGIRILVDSERDCYAALGVIHANWQPVPGRFKDFIAMPKFNMYQSLHTTVIGPTGKPVEMQIRTWAMHRTAEYGIAAHWKYKETKGATIAGPPAHIDEMAWLRQLLDWQREAADPSEFLDALRFDLASSEAYVFTPKGDVIALPAGATPVDFAYAVHTDIGHRCIGAKVNEKLVALHEPLSNGDVVEIFTSNNEAPNPSQDWLSFVKSPRARTKIRQHFNKERREESIDNGKNLITKAMRKQGLPLQRLLTTSALNAIARELHLQDVSALYAAVGESQVSAQHIVQRLVTGYGGAEGAVEDIAEVASPDRKPQRNVPDAAVLVAGMGNSDAAVKLAGCCNPVPHQDIIGFVTRYNVISVHRSDCTNLLKVEDEPERLVEVSWQTASDSTFLMVMQVEALDRHRLLADVTQALSEERVSILSATVTTTRDRVALSRFTFEMADPKHLDHLLRVVRKVEGVYDAYRITGDDSDGNN encoded by the coding sequence GTGGCTGGTGAGACAGTGGTCTCTTCAGGAGACAACGACAGCAAGGCGACCTCTGCTGCCCAGGGGCCGAAGAACGATACGCCCGGGTCCGCCCAGACCCAGGGCGGCGAATCCGACGCGGGGCGCTCGGGATTGTCGAGCGCCCCGACCGGACGCCGCGTTCGCGCCAGACTCGCGCGCTTCAACACGCCTTGGCAGACTCCGCAGCTTCCCGAGGTCCTCGAGCCGCTGGTGGCCACTCACCGCGCCTCCCACCCCCGTACCGACGTCCGACTGCTGCAACGCGCCTACGACACCGCTGAGCGGCTGCACCAGGGCCAGTTCCGCAAGTCCGGCGACCCGTACATCACCCACCCGTTGGCGGTCGCGTCGATCCTCGCCGAACTGGGCATGGACACCACGACGTTGGTCGCCGCCCTCCTGCACGACACCGTGGAGGACACCGAATGCACCATCGAGGACATTCAACGCGACTTCGGGGGTGAGGTCGCACTGCTCGTCGACGGGGTCACCAAGCTCGACAAGGTGAAACTGGGCGACGCCGCCAAGGCCGAGACCATTCGCAAGATGGTCGTCGCCATGGCCAAGGACCCCCGGGTCCTGGTCATCAAACTGGCCGACCGACTGCACAACATGCGCACCCTGACCTTCCTTCCGCCCGCCAAACAGGAACAGAAGGCCCGCGAGACGCTGGAGATCCTCTCGCCGCTGGCTCACCGGCTGGGCATGAACACCATCAAGTGGGAGCTGGAGGACCTGTCCTTCGCCACCCTGTACCGCAAGCGGTACGCCGAGATCGGCCGCCTGGTCGCCGAGCACACCCCGCAGCGGGAGATGTTGCTGGCGCAGGTCACCGACCGGGTCAACGCCGATCTTCGCGAGGCACGCATCAAGGCGACCGTGTCGGGACGCCCCAAGCACCTCTACTCGATCTATCAGAAGATGATCGTGCGGGGACGCGACTTCTCCGACATCTACGACCTGGTGGGCATCCGCATCCTGGTCGACAGCGAACGCGACTGCTACGCGGCGTTGGGCGTCATCCACGCCAACTGGCAACCGGTGCCCGGCCGGTTCAAGGACTTCATCGCCATGCCGAAGTTCAACATGTACCAGTCGCTCCACACGACCGTGATCGGCCCGACCGGTAAGCCCGTGGAGATGCAGATCCGTACCTGGGCGATGCACCGCACCGCCGAATACGGTATCGCTGCGCACTGGAAGTACAAGGAGACCAAGGGCGCCACCATCGCCGGTCCCCCGGCCCACATCGACGAGATGGCGTGGCTGCGTCAACTGCTCGACTGGCAGCGGGAGGCCGCCGACCCCAGCGAGTTCCTGGACGCGTTGCGGTTCGACCTGGCCAGCTCCGAGGCCTACGTGTTCACGCCCAAGGGCGACGTGATCGCGCTGCCCGCCGGCGCCACCCCGGTCGACTTCGCCTATGCCGTGCACACCGACATCGGGCACCGTTGCATCGGCGCGAAGGTCAACGAGAAGCTGGTCGCGCTCCACGAACCACTGTCCAATGGCGACGTTGTGGAGATCTTCACCTCCAACAACGAGGCACCCAACCCGAGCCAGGACTGGTTGTCGTTCGTCAAGAGTCCCCGCGCCCGCACAAAGATCCGGCAGCACTTCAACAAGGAACGCCGGGAAGAGTCGATCGACAACGGCAAGAACCTGATCACCAAGGCGATGCGGAAGCAGGGACTGCCGCTGCAACGCCTGCTCACCACCAGTGCGCTCAACGCGATCGCGCGGGAACTGCACCTTCAGGACGTGTCGGCGTTGTACGCCGCCGTCGGCGAGAGCCAGGTGTCGGCACAGCACATCGTGCAGCGACTGGTGACCGGGTACGGCGGTGCCGAGGGCGCCGTCGAGGACATCGCCGAGGTCGCCTCCCCCGACCGCAAGCCGCAACGCAACGTCCCCGACGCCGCGGTCCTGGTCGCAGGCATGGGAAACAGCGACGCCGCGGTCAAACTGGCCGGGTGCTGCAACCCGGTACCGCATCAGGACATCATCGGTTTCGTCACCCGCTACAACGTCATCAGCGTGCACCGCAGCGACTGCACCAACCTGTTGAAGGTCGAAGACGAACCCGAGCGCCTCGTCGAGGTCTCCTGGCAGACCGCCTCCGACTCGACGTTCCTCATGGTGATGCAGGTCGAGGCGTTGGACCGGCACCGGTTGCTCGCCGACGTCACGCAGGCTCTCTCGGAGGAACGGGTCAGCATTCTGTCGGCGACCGTCACCACGACACGCGACCGGGTGGCACTGTCCAGGTTCACGTTCGAGATGGCCGACCCCAAACACCTGGATCACCTGTTGCGCGTGGTCCGCAAGGTCGAGGGCGTCTACGACGCGTATCGGATCACCGGTGACGACTCGGATGGGAACAACTGA
- a CDS encoding peptidylprolyl isomerase — MSSSVRQQREAARAKLEARMSEKAAAARRTRRIQITIASVLAVILVSGVGFLLYKVIDTNSSSSDTADPGSSEQPSEEPEMVPAGDGSPVEPVDIATLTVSAAASADAGTVDCEFVPAGEEELAGNPNIVDVGAPTSGPQPNTGTQTMTIDTNQGAIEVELDTTNAPCTSASFTHLAGEGYFDGTSCHRLTTEGIFVLQCGDPSATGMGGPGYSFANENEPVDTAADLTEEEAAAGERPEPNYPAGTIAMANSGPDTNGSQFFIVYEDTYLPADYTIFGQITEGLDLVRAVAEAGAEAPASGQMPMG, encoded by the coding sequence GTGTCATCCTCAGTTCGCCAGCAGCGGGAAGCCGCGCGCGCGAAACTCGAAGCTCGCATGTCCGAAAAGGCCGCCGCCGCGCGCCGCACTCGACGCATCCAGATCACGATCGCCAGCGTGCTGGCCGTCATTCTGGTCAGCGGGGTCGGCTTCCTGCTGTACAAGGTCATCGACACCAACTCCAGCTCCAGCGACACCGCCGATCCCGGCTCCTCCGAGCAACCTTCGGAGGAACCGGAGATGGTGCCCGCCGGCGACGGCTCGCCGGTCGAACCGGTCGACATCGCCACGCTGACGGTCAGCGCCGCGGCCTCCGCCGACGCCGGAACCGTCGACTGCGAGTTCGTTCCCGCCGGCGAGGAGGAACTGGCCGGTAACCCGAACATCGTCGACGTCGGCGCGCCCACCAGCGGGCCGCAGCCCAACACCGGCACCCAGACCATGACGATCGACACCAACCAGGGCGCCATCGAGGTCGAGCTGGACACCACCAACGCGCCCTGCACCTCCGCCAGCTTCACGCACCTGGCCGGCGAGGGCTACTTCGACGGCACCAGCTGCCACCGGCTGACCACCGAGGGCATCTTCGTCCTCCAGTGCGGCGACCCGTCGGCGACCGGCATGGGCGGTCCCGGCTACAGCTTCGCCAACGAGAACGAGCCGGTCGACACCGCCGCCGACCTCACCGAGGAGGAGGCCGCAGCCGGTGAACGGCCCGAGCCGAACTACCCGGCCGGCACGATCGCGATGGCCAACTCCGGCCCCGACACCAACGGCAGCCAGTTCTTCATCGTCTACGAAGACACCTACCTGCCCGCCGATTACACCATTTTCGGACAAATCACCGAAGGATTGGACCTGGTCAGGGCGGTTGCCGAGGCCGGTGCCGAGGCTCCTGCCTCGGGTCAGATGCCGATGGGCTGA
- a CDS encoding MBL fold metallo-hydrolase translates to MLIQGLVAEAFATNCYVVAPEAGSECLVIDPGIGVVPGLDEVLRRHRLKPVAVMMTHGHLDHTFSVTPMSGSRDIPAYIHHGDREILADPLKGIGPQLGAIFGGRLEWTEPDDVRELSDGDTISLAGMEFTVDHAPGHTPGSVLFQFPGDDDAQSYCFSGDVLFAGSIGRTDLPGGSDQQMRATLRDKILSMNDDAVVLPGHGGRTTIGRERETNPFLQPAHLTGHTQAPTRGM, encoded by the coding sequence GTGCTAATTCAGGGCTTGGTCGCCGAGGCGTTCGCCACAAATTGTTATGTGGTTGCGCCCGAAGCCGGTTCTGAATGTCTCGTGATCGATCCGGGAATCGGTGTGGTGCCCGGATTGGACGAGGTGTTGCGGCGGCACCGGTTGAAACCGGTCGCCGTCATGATGACCCACGGTCACCTGGATCACACGTTCTCGGTGACCCCGATGTCCGGTTCCCGCGACATCCCGGCCTACATCCACCACGGTGACCGTGAAATACTCGCCGACCCGCTCAAGGGAATCGGTCCCCAACTGGGCGCGATCTTCGGCGGTCGGCTGGAGTGGACCGAACCCGACGACGTACGAGAACTGTCCGACGGCGACACCATCTCGTTGGCGGGCATGGAGTTCACCGTCGACCACGCACCGGGGCACACCCCCGGCTCGGTGTTGTTCCAGTTCCCCGGTGACGACGACGCCCAGTCCTACTGCTTCTCCGGCGACGTCCTGTTCGCCGGATCCATCGGGCGCACCGATCTGCCCGGCGGCAGTGACCAGCAGATGCGCGCGACGCTGCGGGACAAGATCCTGTCGATGAACGACGACGCCGTGGTCCTTCCCGGTCACGGTGGCCGCACCACGATCGGCAGGGAACGCGAGACCAACCCGTTCCTCCAACCGGCGCATTTGACCGGCCATACCCAGGCACCGACTCGAGGCATGTGA
- the hisS gene encoding histidine--tRNA ligase, translating to MSRPAPLSGFPELLPRQRIVEQRVIEQLSRTFELHGFASISTRAVEPLDQLLRKGETSKEVYVLRRLQAEEGDSSDSGLGLHFDLTVPLARYVLENAGKLQFPFRRYQIQPCWRGERPQDGRFREFWQADIDVVNRDDLPGHYEVELPLVIGDALRSLPIPAMRMHVNNRKLSQGFFRGVGLSDPMAAVRIIDKIGKIGPNGVSKLLTETLSATDAQIKLCLELAAITTEDQSFVDRVQALGVVDPMLDEGLAELSAVVGAAAVDAPGLVVADLSIARGLDYYTGTVYETFMTGYERLGSVCSGGRYDNLASDGKNRFPGVGLSIGVSRILVPLLNQNVLSASREVPTCVLVALPDTESRRDCDRIARSLRSRGIAAEVAPAAQKYGKQIRFAERRGIPYVWFPGEADQPGEVRDIRSGDQVGADVDTWTPPESDLRPTVG from the coding sequence ATGAGCCGTCCGGCTCCGCTCTCGGGTTTCCCCGAACTGCTGCCCCGTCAACGCATCGTCGAGCAACGCGTCATCGAGCAACTGTCGCGCACCTTCGAATTGCACGGCTTCGCCTCGATCAGCACCCGCGCCGTCGAACCACTGGACCAGTTGCTGCGCAAGGGCGAGACCTCCAAGGAGGTCTACGTGTTGCGCCGCCTGCAGGCCGAGGAGGGCGACTCGTCCGATTCCGGTCTGGGCCTCCACTTCGATCTGACCGTCCCGTTGGCGCGATACGTGTTGGAGAACGCCGGCAAGCTTCAGTTCCCGTTCCGTCGCTATCAGATCCAACCGTGTTGGCGAGGCGAACGTCCCCAGGACGGCCGGTTCCGGGAGTTCTGGCAGGCCGACATCGACGTCGTCAACCGCGATGACCTACCCGGACACTACGAAGTGGAACTTCCGCTGGTGATCGGGGACGCGTTGCGGTCGCTCCCGATTCCGGCGATGCGCATGCACGTCAACAACCGGAAGCTGTCACAGGGGTTCTTCCGAGGAGTGGGGTTGTCCGACCCGATGGCCGCGGTGCGGATCATCGACAAGATCGGCAAGATCGGCCCCAACGGGGTGTCGAAGCTGCTGACCGAGACCCTGTCGGCCACCGACGCCCAGATCAAGCTCTGCCTGGAACTGGCCGCCATCACCACCGAGGATCAATCCTTCGTGGACCGGGTCCAGGCGTTGGGCGTCGTGGATCCGATGCTGGACGAGGGCTTGGCGGAGCTGTCGGCGGTTGTGGGCGCCGCCGCCGTCGACGCACCCGGCCTGGTGGTCGCCGACCTGAGTATCGCGCGCGGACTCGACTACTACACCGGGACGGTCTACGAGACCTTCATGACCGGGTACGAGCGGTTGGGCTCGGTGTGCTCGGGCGGCCGTTACGACAACCTCGCCAGCGACGGCAAGAACCGGTTCCCCGGTGTCGGCCTGTCCATCGGGGTCTCCCGGATCCTGGTGCCGTTGTTGAATCAGAACGTGCTGTCGGCCAGCCGCGAGGTACCCACCTGTGTTCTGGTCGCGCTGCCCGACACCGAATCCCGTCGCGACTGCGACCGGATCGCGCGATCGCTGCGGAGCCGGGGCATCGCCGCCGAGGTCGCGCCCGCCGCACAGAAGTACGGCAAGCAGATCCGGTTCGCCGAGCGTCGCGGCATCCCATACGTGTGGTTCCCCGGCGAGGCGGACCAGCCGGGTGAGGTGCGGGACATCCGTTCCGGTGACCAGGTCGGAGCCGACGTCGACACCTGGACACCGCCGGAGTCGGACCTGCGACCGACGGTCGGTTGA
- a CDS encoding DUF485 domain-containing protein — translation MTDSEGSDPEQTVNSVAVQNSPEFAALRKALRRFVFPATVAFLAWYALYVLLSTYAVGFMSIQVWGHINIALIFGMLQFVSTFLLAWAYSRYADRHLDPKAEAIRERVTSSTTPEETP, via the coding sequence ATGACCGATTCGGAAGGTTCCGATCCAGAACAGACGGTCAACAGCGTGGCCGTCCAGAACAGTCCCGAATTCGCTGCGCTGCGCAAGGCGCTGCGACGATTCGTGTTTCCCGCCACGGTGGCGTTTCTGGCGTGGTACGCCCTGTACGTCCTGTTGTCCACCTACGCCGTCGGGTTCATGTCCATACAGGTGTGGGGACACATCAACATCGCGTTGATCTTCGGCATGCTCCAGTTCGTCAGCACGTTCCTGCTGGCATGGGCGTACTCGCGATACGCCGACCGACACCTTGACCCCAAAGCCGAGGCGATCCGTGAGCGGGTCACCTCCTCGACGACCCCGGAGGAGACGCCGTGA
- a CDS encoding solute symporter family protein, whose translation MNLFAQGVDSTSRGWTLGLFLLLVVATLVITAYAGTKTRSAKDFYAGGRSFTGFQNGMAIGGDYMSAASFLGIAGIIALSGYDGFLYSIGFLVAWLVALLLVAELLRNSGKYTMADVLAFRMRQRPVRTAASVSTVTVSIFYLLAQMVGAGSLVALLLGIGEADTFLGMSAATAKALTVVLVGILMITYVVIGGMKGTTYVQIVKAVLLLVGTALMTVLVMWAFKFNLSDLLGTAARESGENEAFLTSGLKYGTEVAGDVWQTTVNKLDLLSLGLALVLGTAGLPHILIRFYTVPTAKAARKSVLWAIGIIGAFYLMTLALGFGAAALVGSEAILEQDPAGNVAAPLLAKELGEQFFGGDTGGAILLALIAAVAFATILAVVAGLTLASSSSLAHDLYANVFRHGKPANEKQEVVVARFAALIIGAVAIVLAIFAQNLNVAFLVALAFAVAASGNLPAILYSLFWKRFNTSGATWAIYGGLGSAVLLVVFSPVLSGADTSMFPGVDFAYFPLSNPGLVSIPVGFLCGWLGTILSKEPADSEKYAELEVRSLTGIGAH comes from the coding sequence GTGAACCTGTTCGCACAAGGAGTCGACAGCACCTCCAGAGGCTGGACACTGGGACTGTTCCTACTGTTGGTGGTGGCCACCCTGGTGATCACGGCATACGCCGGCACCAAGACTCGAAGCGCCAAGGACTTCTACGCCGGCGGTCGGTCGTTCACCGGATTCCAGAATGGAATGGCGATCGGTGGCGACTACATGTCGGCCGCGTCGTTCCTGGGCATCGCGGGGATCATCGCGCTGTCCGGATACGACGGTTTCCTCTACTCGATCGGCTTCCTGGTCGCATGGCTGGTCGCGCTGCTGCTGGTGGCCGAACTGCTGCGCAACTCCGGCAAGTACACGATGGCCGACGTCCTGGCGTTTCGGATGCGGCAGCGCCCGGTGCGCACCGCCGCCTCGGTATCGACCGTGACGGTGTCCATCTTCTACCTGCTGGCTCAGATGGTCGGTGCCGGCTCACTCGTGGCCCTGTTGTTGGGCATCGGTGAGGCGGACACGTTCCTGGGAATGAGCGCCGCCACCGCCAAGGCGTTGACCGTCGTACTCGTCGGCATCCTGATGATCACCTACGTGGTCATCGGAGGTATGAAGGGAACGACGTACGTTCAGATCGTCAAGGCGGTCCTGCTGCTGGTGGGGACCGCGCTGATGACGGTCCTGGTCATGTGGGCCTTCAAGTTCAACCTGTCGGATCTGTTGGGAACGGCCGCTCGGGAGTCCGGTGAGAACGAGGCGTTCCTGACCTCGGGCTTGAAGTACGGTACCGAGGTCGCCGGCGACGTCTGGCAGACCACCGTCAACAAACTCGACCTGCTATCGCTGGGATTGGCACTGGTGCTGGGAACCGCGGGACTCCCGCACATCCTGATCCGGTTCTACACCGTTCCCACCGCCAAGGCGGCCCGAAAGAGCGTCCTGTGGGCGATCGGCATCATCGGCGCCTTCTACCTCATGACCCTGGCGCTGGGCTTCGGTGCGGCCGCCCTGGTCGGCAGCGAGGCGATCCTCGAACAGGATCCGGCGGGTAACGTCGCCGCACCGTTGCTGGCCAAGGAACTGGGTGAACAGTTCTTCGGCGGCGACACCGGAGGCGCCATCCTGCTCGCCCTGATCGCGGCGGTGGCGTTCGCGACGATCCTCGCCGTGGTCGCCGGACTCACACTGGCGTCCTCGTCCTCTCTGGCGCACGACCTGTACGCCAACGTATTCCGGCACGGCAAACCCGCCAACGAGAAGCAGGAGGTCGTCGTCGCCCGATTCGCCGCGCTGATCATCGGAGCGGTGGCGATCGTGTTGGCCATCTTCGCGCAGAACCTGAACGTGGCGTTCCTCGTCGCGCTGGCCTTCGCGGTGGCGGCATCGGGCAATCTCCCCGCGATCCTGTACAGCCTGTTCTGGAAGCGCTTCAACACATCCGGCGCCACCTGGGCCATATACGGCGGCCTGGGTTCGGCCGTCTTGCTGGTGGTGTTCTCACCGGTGTTGTCGGGTGCGGACACCTCGATGTTTCCGGGTGTCGACTTCGCGTACTTCCCGTTGAGCAACCCGGGTCTGGTCTCGATCCCGGTCGGGTTCCTGTGTGGATGGCTGGGAACCATCCTGTCCAAGGAGCCGGCCGATTCCGAGAAGTACGCCGAGTTGGAGGTGCGGTCGCTGACCGGTATCGGTGCCCACTGA
- a CDS encoding DoxX family membrane protein, giving the protein MTDTTSLTKTPTVPTTPGTAPIPPAPEATTPTRPRVALGVARIALGWIFLWAFLDKAFGFGFATPPESAWINGGSPTTGYLTGQGGSDKALSDLMTTMSGQTWVDWLFMLGMCSVGIALILGIGMRLAALGATCLMGTLWLSQFPLAQNPFMDQHLLYLLLAIALAATNAGDTIGLGRPWSRTALVRTLPILR; this is encoded by the coding sequence ATGACCGATACCACTTCCCTGACCAAGACCCCCACGGTGCCGACCACTCCCGGCACCGCACCCATTCCACCCGCACCGGAGGCGACGACACCGACCCGACCCCGGGTCGCACTGGGCGTCGCCCGCATCGCGCTGGGCTGGATCTTCCTGTGGGCCTTCCTCGACAAGGCCTTCGGATTCGGGTTCGCGACCCCGCCGGAGTCCGCCTGGATCAACGGCGGCAGCCCCACCACCGGTTACCTGACGGGGCAGGGCGGCAGCGACAAGGCGCTGTCCGACCTGATGACCACCATGAGTGGACAGACCTGGGTGGACTGGCTGTTCATGCTCGGCATGTGCAGCGTGGGGATCGCCCTGATCCTCGGCATCGGAATGCGGTTGGCCGCCCTCGGTGCCACCTGTCTGATGGGGACACTGTGGCTGTCCCAGTTCCCGCTGGCTCAGAACCCCTTCATGGACCAGCACCTGCTGTACCTGCTGCTGGCCATCGCCCTGGCCGCCACCAACGCCGGTGACACGATAGGCCTGGGACGCCCCTGGTCCCGAACCGCGCTGGTACGGACGTTGCCGATCTTGCGGTGA
- a CDS encoding LppU/SCO3897 family protein: MTQPPPYQGGYPPQQPGQGQPQQPGYQPVPGQAQQPGYQPGYDNTQQTPSGFPPPGAPGTPPPPPGGGGFGDNAKNAAKSAGKGLLIRLGVAGAVILLLLVGGWVVSVLTGDTSVAAVGDCTNQTADTSSDDASDVKTVDCSSEEAFFKIVARTDDPSSNDHEAVADEVCAGTDAAEYIYYEKGTSLEWIICLDPINITTPKWGELPADGECINDSADYLEIVDCGAPEASYEVTASSMDPAQIGDDDKVEAFCTPTGAETYFASESFAPYEWVMCVKTP, from the coding sequence ATGACTCAGCCACCGCCCTATCAGGGTGGCTACCCGCCGCAACAGCCCGGCCAGGGACAGCCGCAGCAGCCCGGTTACCAGCCTGTTCCGGGACAGGCGCAGCAGCCCGGTTACCAACCCGGTTACGACAACACCCAGCAGACCCCGAGCGGTTTCCCGCCACCGGGTGCGCCGGGAACCCCGCCGCCTCCGCCCGGTGGTGGTGGCTTCGGTGACAACGCGAAGAACGCCGCCAAGAGCGCCGGCAAGGGCCTCCTCATCCGGCTGGGAGTCGCCGGAGCGGTGATCCTGCTGCTGCTCGTCGGTGGTTGGGTCGTCAGCGTGCTCACCGGTGACACCTCGGTTGCCGCCGTGGGCGACTGCACCAACCAGACCGCCGACACCAGCAGCGACGACGCCAGCGACGTCAAGACCGTCGACTGCAGCTCGGAGGAGGCGTTCTTCAAGATCGTCGCCCGCACCGACGATCCGTCCAGCAACGATCACGAGGCCGTGGCCGACGAGGTCTGCGCCGGCACCGACGCCGCGGAGTACATCTACTACGAGAAGGGCACCAGTCTCGAGTGGATCATCTGCCTCGACCCGATCAACATCACCACCCCGAAGTGGGGCGAGCTGCCCGCCGACGGCGAGTGCATCAACGACTCCGCCGACTACCTGGAGATCGTCGACTGTGGTGCGCCTGAGGCGAGCTACGAGGTGACCGCCTCCTCGATGGACCCCGCCCAGATCGGTGACGACGACAAGGTGGAGGCGTTCTGCACGCCCACCGGCGCGGAGACCTACTTCGCATCCGAGTCGTTCGCCCCGTACGAGTGGGTCATGTGCGTCAAGACCCCTTAG